From a single Candidatus Defluviilinea gracilis genomic region:
- a CDS encoding virulence factor yields MAKYRIMYWKHIPQSITVEGDGRTIKKQLSDKIQNKIDAYAMAEGLTSTSDYASQYKRGDWIQRDGAPEEVADALLLDLEAEFAKIEIPRREAKTV; encoded by the coding sequence ATGGCTAAATATCGCATCATGTACTGGAAGCACATCCCCCAATCCATCACCGTCGAGGGCGATGGGCGCACGATCAAGAAACAACTTTCAGACAAGATCCAAAACAAAATCGACGCGTACGCGATGGCGGAGGGACTCACCTCCACATCGGATTACGCGAGTCAATACAAACGCGGGGATTGGATTCAACGCGACGGCGCGCCCGAAGAGGTGGCAGATGCGCTTCTTTTGGACCTTGAGGCTGAGTTCGCCAAAATAGAGATTCCGCGTCGGGAAGCGAAAACCGTTTAA
- a CDS encoding ATP-grasp domain-containing protein — protein sequence MLWFIIIRFNEVNFESISINKDNNDESNNAIKKTPATDTNNLIDRKRKGLDMYLCVLSSLPDDPNDKPYDPSPHMNGFKWKHHPMRPKGVEKQIRELMDEGVDVFVNLVDGTPDDPLSGIGLVTLMEKLGVAFTGADSKFFDPSRQEMKAYAKKSNVPAPNWVMVDRVEDVERVAKRLRFPVLVKPPHGYASVGITRESRCEDVDQLKVQVGREIEVFGRALLEEFIEGREFTCLVAENPDDANNPITFKPVEFIFPDGESFKHYDMKWVDYEKMSVAAVTDRRIEKTLREQTARLFKAMNGNGYARCDYRMAADGTLYMLEINPNCGIFYSPEEPGSADFSLMNDKSYNHHKFMKLIIRSAQNRRDNMIAAKLLKKMKKQRAPEMAYS from the coding sequence TTGTTATGGTTCATCATCATACGATTCAATGAAGTTAACTTTGAATCAATATCGATCAACAAAGATAACAATGATGAATCAAACAACGCGATCAAGAAAACGCCAGCAACAGACACGAACAACTTGATCGATCGCAAAAGAAAAGGACTCGACATGTATCTCTGTGTGTTATCAAGCCTGCCGGATGATCCGAACGACAAGCCCTACGATCCATCCCCTCACATGAATGGATTCAAATGGAAACATCATCCGATGCGCCCGAAAGGCGTGGAAAAACAGATCCGCGAATTGATGGACGAAGGCGTGGATGTGTTTGTGAATCTCGTAGACGGCACGCCCGACGACCCGCTCTCGGGAATCGGTCTTGTCACGCTGATGGAAAAACTCGGCGTGGCATTCACCGGCGCCGATTCGAAATTCTTCGATCCCTCGCGGCAGGAGATGAAAGCCTATGCCAAGAAATCGAACGTCCCCGCGCCGAATTGGGTGATGGTGGACCGAGTCGAAGATGTGGAACGCGTCGCCAAGCGTTTGCGCTTCCCGGTGCTGGTCAAGCCGCCTCACGGGTATGCGAGCGTCGGTATCACGCGCGAGTCACGCTGTGAGGATGTGGACCAGCTCAAAGTCCAAGTAGGACGCGAGATCGAGGTGTTCGGTCGCGCGCTGTTGGAAGAGTTCATCGAAGGACGCGAGTTCACGTGTCTCGTTGCGGAAAATCCCGACGATGCGAACAACCCGATCACCTTCAAACCTGTGGAATTTATTTTCCCCGACGGCGAGTCATTCAAGCATTACGACATGAAATGGGTGGATTACGAGAAGATGTCGGTGGCGGCGGTGACCGATAGGCGCATCGAAAAAACGTTGCGTGAACAAACCGCGCGCTTGTTCAAAGCGATGAACGGAAACGGATATGCGCGTTGCGACTATCGCATGGCGGCAGACGGCACGCTGTACATGTTGGAGATCAACCCAAACTGCGGAATCTTCTATTCGCCCGAGGAACCCGGCTCGGCCGATTTCTCATTGATGAACGATAAATCGTACAACCATCACAAGTTCATGAAGTTGATCATCCGCTCCGCGCAGAACCGACGCGACAACATGATCGCCGCGAAGTTGCTGAAGAAGATGAAGAAGCAACGGGCGCCGGAGATGGCGTACTCGTAA